The DNA sequence TGCGGGGTCGGCCATCGCGGTGTCGGTGATGTGGGTGCTGAGTTGGTCGAGGGCGGTGCGGGCGTCGGCGCGGGCGAAGGTTTCGGCGGGCACGTGCCACAGGGGCATCTGCTCTTTGAGGGGGTCGGTGTCGATGACGAAGATGCGGGCGTCGGGGCGGGGCGGGTTGCTTTGCGGGATCCAGGGGACGTCGGTGTCGACGGCGAGGATGGCGTCGGCGCGGGCGAGGACGGGGTTGGGTTCCTGGGTGTTCCACTGGTAGCCGGCGTGCAGGGGGTGGTCGGCGGGGAAGTTGAGCCGCATGGGTACCGACTCCAGGACGGGGGCGGCGACGGATTCGGCCAGGCGCTTGAGTTGGGTGACGGCGCGGGGGTCGCGGCCGAGGTAGGAGGTGACGATCAGGGGGTTGTCGGCTTGGGTGAGGGCGCGGGCGATGGTGTCGGTGGTGTGGGGGTCGAGGGCGGCGGGTGCGATGGGGGTGGTGCGTTGGAGGTGGTAGCGGGGGTCGTCGGTGTGTGCGGGGTCGAGGTGTTGCTCCATGACTTCGCGGGCGCCGACGAGGTAGACGGGGCCGGCGGGTTGGCTGGTGGCGATCTGCATGGCGCGGTGGACGAGTTGTTTGACGTTGGCGCCGGTGCGGATCTCGTTGTCGTATTTGGTGTAGCCGCGGACGATGCCGCGTTGGTCGTGGACGTCTTGGATCCACTGGATGAATTCGTTGCGGCTGCCGGTGTGCTCGCCGTATTGGGTGTAGGGCGAGGCGCCGGCGAAGACGAGGACGGGGGTGCGGCCTTTGGCGGCGTTGTGGAGCATGCCGCCGATGTTCTGGGTGCCGCATTCGACGTGGACGATGACGGCTTGGGGGCGGCCGGTGAGTTGGGCGTAGCCCTGGGCTGCGGAGAAGGCGACGCTTTCGTGGGGGCAGATGATCATGCGGGGGAAGCGGTGGGCGTCGCCGGCTGCGCGGGCGTGGGCGTAGGCCTCGACGATGCCGGGGTGGTCGCTGCCGAGGTTGGCGAAGACGTAGTCGACGCCGGTTTCGGTGAGGGCTTCGAGGAAGGCGGTGCTGGTGGTGTAGGGCGTGGTGTCCATGGCGCCTAGTGAAGCATCCCCGGTGGGTGGTGTTTGCGCAGGGTGGGGCGGTGCCCGGGGGGTGGGTTTGCGCGCCACTCCCCTCTTTTGCGGGGGTGCGCCGGGTGTGTAGGCGTCCGGGGGCGGAGTCGGGGCGGGCACGCCGGTGCCGCGGGCACCCGAGAGCGAAGGGGACACCTGGTGTGACCAGGGGGGCGAACCCTCGGGTGCCCGACCGCTAGGACCTTACCGGACCGGGCCTGTGCAGATGTGGGGATCGGTCAACTTCGGATGCTCGGATCGGGCGGGGTGGGGCTTCGGTCGCGCCGTCGTGTGCGCGACTCCGCACTGGGAGGTTCTCTACAATTACGTAAACGAATGCGTTGTGCGTTTGTTTGAGGTAGTTTCAGGAACTAGAAGACGTTCGCGTGTCGCAGGGCGGGTCGGGGTGGATCGGTGCTGCTGCTGGGCAAAGCAGGTGGCCCGGTTTGTCGTGGTGACCCGTGGCTGCGGCGCAGGGCGAGATCGCGCGGGTTGAACGCGGTCCGTCCGTGGAGGTGAGAGGTGAGAGGTGTGGACACCGTGCAGGAGCTGTCCGGCACGCCGGTGCTGGTCTGCGCGCCCGAGGGGGCGCCGTTGGACGGCGAGCGCGCGGCCCTGGATCTGATCGGTGACATGTGGGGCCGCGGCGCCGCGTGGGCGGCGCTGCCGGCGGAGCGGCTGGGGGCGGGCTTTTTCGACCTCGCCAACGGGGTGGCCGGTGGTGTGGTACAGCGCTTGGCCAACTACCGCCTGGGGCTGGCTGTGGTGGGCGCGGTCCCCGTCGAGGCGGGGGCGGGTTCGGCTGCGGCCGCGTTCGTGCGCGAAGCCGACCGGGGCGCCCAGTTGTGGTTCGTGGCCGATCTGGTCGAGCTGGGTCGGCGCCTGGCCCGCGGTTGACGGGCGGTGCCGGGCGGTCGGCGGGCCGTCGCGTCGAGGCGGTCGCGAACGGCGTGGCGCGGTCGGTGGTCTGCGGCTGTGTTCGCGCGCAGGGGTCACTGTGCGGGGTCGGGCACGGTCACCTCGACCACCTCGTCGATGATCTCGGCGAATCCGGGGTCCTGCCAGGCCTCGGGCAGGGTGAGGTGTTCGACGATCAGTCCGCTCATGGCCAGGTAGAGCGCCACGGCGCTGCGGCGGCCGCCGGGGTAGCCCCCCTCGACGTGGAAGGCGATGCTTTGGGTGATGCCGTCGCTGATGGCGGCGGTCAGCGCCTGGCGCACGTCGGGGCGGCGGATGCCTTCCAGGCGCAGTTCCAGCAGGGCGATGTAGCCGGCGCGGTCGCGGCTGACGCGGCCGAAGAGGTCGTGCATGGCGGTGCGCACGGCTTCGCGGGTGGGGGCGGGTGCGCTGAGTTCGTCCATGCGCTCGGGGGTGGGGGCGAGGCGGAGGTGGACGCG is a window from the Streptomonospora litoralis genome containing:
- a CDS encoding thiamine pyrophosphate-requiring protein; amino-acid sequence: MDTTPYTTSTAFLEALTETGVDYVFANLGSDHPGIVEAYAHARAAGDAHRFPRMIICPHESVAFSAAQGYAQLTGRPQAVIVHVECGTQNIGGMLHNAAKGRTPVLVFAGASPYTQYGEHTGSRNEFIQWIQDVHDQRGIVRGYTKYDNEIRTGANVKQLVHRAMQIATSQPAGPVYLVGAREVMEQHLDPAHTDDPRYHLQRTTPIAPAALDPHTTDTIARALTQADNPLIVTSYLGRDPRAVTQLKRLAESVAAPVLESVPMRLNFPADHPLHAGYQWNTQEPNPVLARADAILAVDTDVPWIPQSNPPRPDARIFVIDTDPLKEQMPLWHVPAETFARADARTALDQLSTHITDTAMADPATVDARRTRLAAEHDENRQAVTAREQPAADTITPQSLVAQLRDLLADLDDDTVVLTEAISNYHTVNEHLRATRPGSLIGSGGGSLGWHAGAAIGAKLAHPHTLVVSLVGDGSYLFGVPSSAQWTARRYNTPTLTVIFDNRGWKSPKLSTLGVHPDGAAATHDDFQTGFDPEADLPGIAAAAGGAWARTIDHPDQVAGTLKEAVDAVRAGQSAVVSAHVPKA
- a CDS encoding DUF4180 domain-containing protein, which encodes MDTVQELSGTPVLVCAPEGAPLDGERAALDLIGDMWGRGAAWAALPAERLGAGFFDLANGVAGGVVQRLANYRLGLAVVGAVPVEAGAGSAAAAFVREADRGAQLWFVADLVELGRRLARG
- a CDS encoding TetR/AcrR family transcriptional regulator, with the protein product MPRTNEPRRRALLDAAIDVLAAQGARGLTFRAVDTAAAVPAGTASNYFADRDALLTQAGARVHLRLAPTPERMDELSAPAPTREAVRTAMHDLFGRVSRDRAGYIALLELRLEGIRRPDVRQALTAAISDGITQSIAFHVEGGYPGGRRSAVALYLAMSGLIVEHLTLPEAWQDPGFAEIIDEVVEVTVPDPAQ